In Pseudoalteromonas sp. MM1, a single window of DNA contains:
- the prfA gene encoding peptide chain release factor 1, producing MKESVYRKLETLVERYEEVQALLSDPSVISDQNRFRALSKEYSELEEIVKTFLAYQQAQDDVATAEEMLKDSDPDMREMAQEEYKEAKAQILSLEDELQVLMLPKDPKDNNNVFLEVRAGTGGDEAAIFAGDLFRMYSRYAETQKWKVEVVSTNEGEHGGYKEVIANISGEGVYGKLKFESGAHRVQRVPETESQGRVHTSACTVAVMAEIPEAEAIEINTADIKVDTFRASGAGGQHVNKTDSAIRITHIPTGVVVECQDERSQHKNRAKAMSVLAARLQQAEDEKRHAAEASERRNLVGSGDRSERIRTYNYPQGRITDHRINLTLYRLNEVVTGDLGAIIDPLMQEHQADLLAAMGDE from the coding sequence ATGAAAGAGTCTGTATATCGTAAATTAGAAACCTTAGTAGAGCGCTACGAAGAAGTACAAGCGCTACTGAGCGATCCGTCGGTCATTAGTGATCAAAACCGCTTTCGTGCTCTTTCAAAAGAATACTCTGAGCTTGAAGAAATTGTAAAAACATTTTTAGCATACCAACAAGCGCAAGACGATGTGGCGACTGCTGAAGAAATGTTAAAAGATTCAGACCCCGATATGCGTGAAATGGCGCAAGAAGAATACAAAGAAGCTAAAGCGCAAATTTTATCATTAGAAGATGAACTGCAAGTGCTAATGCTGCCTAAAGACCCTAAAGATAACAACAATGTATTTTTAGAAGTACGTGCCGGTACCGGTGGTGACGAAGCGGCTATATTTGCAGGCGATTTGTTTAGAATGTACAGCCGTTACGCCGAAACACAAAAGTGGAAAGTGGAAGTTGTGAGCACCAACGAAGGTGAACACGGCGGCTACAAAGAAGTGATTGCAAATATTAGCGGTGAAGGTGTGTACGGCAAGCTTAAGTTTGAATCAGGCGCTCACCGTGTACAACGTGTACCAGAGACTGAATCACAAGGGCGTGTACATACCTCTGCGTGTACGGTAGCAGTAATGGCTGAAATTCCAGAAGCAGAAGCCATTGAAATAAACACCGCCGACATAAAAGTAGATACATTTAGAGCCTCAGGCGCCGGTGGTCAGCACGTAAATAAAACCGACTCGGCAATTCGTATTACTCATATTCCAACGGGTGTTGTGGTTGAGTGTCAGGATGAGCGTTCGCAACACAAAAACCGTGCTAAAGCGATGTCTGTACTTGCCGCGCGTTTACAGCAAGCCGAAGATGAAAAACGTCATGCTGCCGAGGCCTCTGAGCGCCGTAACTTGGTGGGTAGTGGCGATCGCTCTGAGCGTATTCGTACTTACAACTACCCGCAAGGGCGTATTACTGATCACCGTATTAATTTAACGCTTTATCGCTTAAACGAAGTGGTAACCGGTGATTTAGGCGCAATTATTGACCCGTTAATGCAAGAGCATCAGGCAGATTTACTTGCCGCAATGGGCGATGAGTAA
- a CDS encoding bifunctional diguanylate cyclase/phosphodiesterase — translation MDNFFIFILILGTLLLTLSIVPTIKICKKTNRVSWILLLALIFSFIVGYWYVLYYFVNNDLAGFIAMSVSLILFGGGAFVYLVIQLSYNSILKIDRFAKRQRTLAENDSLTGLPNRKKFFQVLNKQVKYEPSFYLMLIDLNRFKSFNDSYGNKVGDMLLSIFSKTLSHNIVGIAKLYRLGGDEFALIVDNSANDAIDLCIEAIKKSTKHPFHIYEHSLRVHVTVGITTFANHSSHANELLKQADLALHEAKDTQQLYVHYFEALSTRANELSNMTTRIKQAIKNHEFELYLQPIFDAKADEVHGAEALIRWPQSDGSFISPEVFIGIAEQSGLILNISKWVLLETIKHLKVLKAAGFVGSLHVNLSTKDLESPEFYEFVEELVKHDPTLSDAIIFEITECAMMTNLEAARTMMQKLNSRGFEFSVDDFGTGFSSLVLLRELPISQIKIDQSFIKDMLTQIADYAIVESTLFLATRLNCKVVAEGIEDNDLKQTLTLMNCDYLQGYYFSKPVNINEFIHKYANEEEYRII, via the coding sequence GTGGATAATTTTTTTATTTTTATACTCATTCTCGGCACTTTACTGCTTACGCTGAGTATTGTGCCTACAATAAAAATTTGTAAAAAAACTAACCGTGTTTCGTGGATTTTGCTACTGGCGCTTATTTTTAGCTTTATAGTGGGTTATTGGTATGTACTTTATTATTTTGTAAATAACGATTTAGCCGGATTTATTGCTATGAGCGTATCGCTTATTTTATTTGGTGGCGGTGCTTTTGTTTATTTAGTTATTCAGCTTAGTTATAACAGTATTTTAAAAATAGACCGCTTTGCAAAGCGACAACGTACCCTTGCCGAAAACGACAGCTTAACCGGCCTCCCTAATCGAAAAAAGTTTTTTCAGGTGCTTAACAAACAAGTTAAGTACGAACCTTCTTTTTATTTAATGCTCATAGATTTAAACCGCTTTAAATCGTTTAATGACTCATACGGTAATAAAGTAGGGGATATGCTGTTAAGCATTTTTTCAAAAACTCTTAGCCATAATATTGTGGGAATAGCCAAGCTTTACCGTTTGGGCGGCGATGAATTTGCCCTTATTGTTGATAACTCAGCCAATGATGCAATTGATTTATGTATTGAGGCAATAAAAAAGTCAACCAAGCACCCTTTTCATATTTACGAACATAGCTTACGTGTACACGTGACTGTGGGAATAACAACCTTTGCGAATCACTCGTCACATGCCAATGAGCTATTAAAGCAAGCAGACTTAGCATTACATGAAGCTAAAGACACACAGCAACTTTATGTACATTACTTTGAGGCGCTGAGCACCCGAGCAAATGAGCTTTCAAATATGACCACACGTATTAAGCAGGCTATTAAAAACCACGAATTTGAGCTTTACTTGCAACCTATTTTTGATGCCAAAGCCGATGAAGTACATGGTGCAGAGGCATTAATACGCTGGCCACAAAGTGATGGCTCTTTTATTAGCCCAGAGGTATTTATTGGCATTGCCGAGCAAAGTGGGTTGATATTAAATATTTCTAAATGGGTGTTACTAGAAACAATAAAACATTTAAAGGTGTTAAAAGCAGCTGGGTTTGTAGGTTCGTTGCATGTAAACCTTTCTACTAAAGATTTAGAAAGCCCGGAGTTTTATGAGTTTGTTGAAGAACTTGTAAAGCATGACCCAACGTTAAGCGATGCAATTATTTTTGAAATAACCGAATGCGCCATGATGACAAACCTTGAAGCCGCGCGCACCATGATGCAAAAGCTAAATAGCCGAGGGTTTGAATTTAGTGTAGATGATTTTGGTACTGGTTTTTCTTCTTTGGTATTACTGCGAGAATTACCAATAAGCCAAATAAAAATAGATCAATCATTTATAAAAGACATGCTAACTCAAATAGCTGATTACGCGATTGTTGAATCGACATTGTTTTTAGCAACACGACTTAATTGTAAGGTGGTGGCAGAGGGAATAGAAGATAACGATCTTAAACAAACATTAACGCTAATGAATTGTGATTATTTGCAAGGATATTATTTTAGCAAGCCAGTAAACATTAATGAGTTTATACACAAATATGCGAATGAGGAAGAGTATAGGATAATATAG
- the pth gene encoding aminoacyl-tRNA hydrolase — MNSIQMLVGLANPGPEYANTRHNAGAWFIEELAARYNCTLKHDPKYHGLTGKVIIQGQEFKLLIPTTYMNLSGKAVGSLANFFKIPVENILVAHDEMDLDPGVAKLKKGGGHGGHNGLKDIIAKMANQKDFMRLRIGIGHPGHREMVTGWVLGKAAKEDQEKMDAAVDEAVRCMEILAKDGVLKAQNRLHSFKP, encoded by the coding sequence TTGAATTCTATTCAAATGCTTGTGGGCCTGGCTAATCCAGGCCCCGAATACGCAAATACACGCCACAATGCAGGTGCTTGGTTTATTGAAGAACTCGCAGCACGCTACAACTGCACGCTCAAACACGATCCTAAATATCACGGCCTAACTGGCAAAGTGATCATCCAAGGCCAAGAATTCAAATTATTGATCCCCACCACCTACATGAACTTAAGTGGTAAAGCGGTCGGTAGTTTAGCCAATTTTTTCAAAATCCCCGTGGAAAACATACTCGTTGCCCATGACGAAATGGATTTAGACCCAGGCGTTGCCAAACTTAAAAAAGGCGGCGGTCATGGCGGTCATAATGGCTTAAAAGACATTATTGCAAAAATGGCAAACCAAAAAGATTTTATGCGCTTACGCATAGGTATCGGTCATCCAGGACATCGTGAAATGGTCACAGGTTGGGTGCTTGGAAAAGCAGCCAAAGAAGACCAAGAAAAAATGGATGCCGCGGTTGATGAAGCAGTTCGTTGTATGGAAATACTTGCAAAAGATGGTGTGTTAAAAGCACAAAACAGACTACATTCTTTTAAACCATAA
- a CDS encoding SirB2 family protein produces the protein MDYLAVKHSHMAIAMLSVILFYIRSFSRMGSGKLAKNKLVFIGSHSIDTLLLISAITLVFMAKINPFEQLWLLEKIVLVVIYIAIGIISAKQTNTLPKIMYVVVNTVVILAIGYLATAKSPLLL, from the coding sequence ATGGATTATTTAGCAGTAAAACACTCACACATGGCAATTGCTATGCTAAGCGTTATTTTATTTTACATCCGCTCTTTTTCGCGTATGGGCAGTGGCAAGCTTGCCAAAAATAAACTGGTTTTTATTGGCAGTCACAGCATTGACACTTTATTACTTATTTCTGCAATAACATTGGTGTTCATGGCAAAAATAAACCCCTTTGAGCAACTATGGTTATTAGAAAAAATAGTGCTTGTAGTGATTTATATAGCGATAGGTATTATTAGCGCTAAACAAACTAATACGCTGCCAAAAATTATGTATGTGGTAGTTAACACGGTTGTGATTTTAGCGATAGGGTATTTGGCAACGGCAAAATCGCCGCTCCTTTTATAA
- the ychF gene encoding redox-regulated ATPase YchF, with the protein MGFKCGIVGLPNVGKSTLFNALTKAGIEAANFPFCTIEPNTGVVPVPDPRLDELAKIVNPQRILPTSMEFVDIAGLVKGASKGEGLGNQFLANIRETDAIGHVVRCFEDENVIHVAGTIDPADDIDVINTELVLADMDSADKAIFRNAKKAKGGDKDAKEQNAVLEKVKAHLDEGLTLRSLELTKEEKAAISSINFLTIKPTMYIANVAEDGFENNPHLDRVRAIAESEDAVVIPVCAAIESELSELDEEDKLEFMADLGLDEPGLNRVIRGGYELLHLQTYFTAGVKEVRAWTIPVGATAPQAAGKIHTDFERGFIRAQTIAYDDYIAFNGEGGAKEAGKMRQEGKEYIVKDGDVMNFLFNV; encoded by the coding sequence ATGGGTTTTAAATGTGGCATCGTTGGCTTGCCTAATGTTGGTAAATCAACGCTTTTTAATGCACTAACTAAAGCGGGTATTGAAGCCGCTAACTTTCCTTTTTGTACCATCGAACCTAACACAGGTGTAGTACCGGTACCCGATCCTCGCTTAGACGAGCTAGCAAAGATTGTAAATCCTCAACGCATCCTACCTACCAGTATGGAATTTGTTGATATTGCTGGTTTAGTAAAAGGCGCATCGAAAGGTGAAGGTTTAGGAAACCAATTTTTAGCAAACATTCGTGAAACGGATGCAATTGGCCATGTAGTTCGCTGTTTTGAAGACGAAAACGTAATTCACGTTGCAGGCACTATTGACCCTGCTGACGATATTGACGTTATCAATACCGAATTAGTACTTGCCGATATGGACAGTGCTGATAAAGCTATTTTCCGTAATGCTAAAAAAGCCAAAGGCGGCGATAAAGACGCTAAAGAGCAAAATGCAGTACTTGAAAAAGTTAAAGCGCATTTAGACGAAGGCTTAACACTTCGCTCTTTAGAGCTTACTAAAGAAGAAAAAGCAGCTATTAGCTCAATTAACTTCTTAACTATTAAGCCTACCATGTACATTGCTAACGTAGCTGAAGATGGCTTTGAAAATAACCCACACCTTGACCGTGTGCGTGCTATTGCAGAGTCTGAAGACGCAGTCGTTATTCCTGTGTGTGCTGCAATCGAATCTGAGCTTTCTGAACTAGATGAAGAAGACAAGCTTGAATTTATGGCAGACCTAGGTTTAGACGAGCCAGGCCTTAACCGTGTTATTCGCGGTGGTTACGAGCTATTGCATTTACAAACCTACTTCACTGCAGGTGTAAAAGAAGTACGCGCGTGGACTATTCCAGTAGGTGCAACTGCACCGCAAGCCGCTGGTAAAATTCACACCGACTTTGAACGTGGCTTTATTCGCGCACAAACCATTGCTTATGACGACTACATTGCCTTTAATGGCGAAGGTGGCGCTAAAGAAGCGGGTAAAATGCGCCAAGAAGGTAAAGAGTACATTGTTAAAGATGGCGATGTAATGAACTTCTTGTTCAACGTATAA
- the prmC gene encoding peptide chain release factor N(5)-glutamine methyltransferase, whose translation MSHTLEQAIVVGANTLAPTSDTAKLDAQVLLLHILQKPRSYLFTWPDKLLSSDEQRQYNEFCERRLNGEPVAHIIGQREFWSLALEVNATTLIPRPDTETLVEQALELTVPEHAKVLDLGTGTGAIALALGSEMPTWHITAVDKVADAVALATRNQQRLEIENVQVKQSNWFSALKNEQFNLIVTNPPYIEHDDKHLKEGDVRFEPLSALVADEAGLADIKQIITQSRDYLLPSGYLLIEHGFEQGEAVRHLFKQMAYINIKTVKDLGNNDRVTLAQWP comes from the coding sequence GTGAGCCACACTCTTGAGCAGGCAATAGTAGTTGGTGCAAATACACTTGCACCAACTAGCGACACCGCTAAATTAGACGCACAAGTACTCCTATTACATATTCTTCAAAAGCCCCGCAGTTACCTATTTACCTGGCCAGATAAACTACTTAGCAGCGATGAGCAGCGTCAATATAATGAATTTTGTGAACGGCGTTTAAATGGTGAACCCGTAGCGCATATTATTGGTCAGCGCGAATTTTGGAGCTTAGCATTAGAGGTTAATGCCACGACGCTTATTCCTAGACCCGATACCGAAACACTCGTTGAGCAAGCGTTAGAACTGACAGTACCTGAGCACGCAAAAGTGCTTGATTTAGGCACCGGCACCGGCGCGATTGCACTTGCACTTGGTAGCGAAATGCCAACATGGCACATAACAGCAGTCGACAAAGTAGCAGATGCGGTGGCCTTAGCAACTAGAAATCAGCAGCGTTTAGAGATTGAAAACGTGCAGGTAAAGCAAAGTAACTGGTTTAGCGCGCTGAAAAACGAGCAGTTTAATTTAATTGTGACCAACCCACCGTACATTGAACACGACGATAAACATTTAAAAGAAGGGGATGTGCGCTTTGAACCTCTTTCCGCGTTAGTGGCCGATGAGGCAGGATTGGCTGATATAAAACAAATAATTACACAATCACGTGACTATTTGCTCCCTAGTGGCTATCTTTTAATAGAACATGGTTTTGAACAGGGTGAAGCTGTTCGGCATTTGTTTAAGCAAATGGCGTATATAAATATTAAAACAGTAAAAGACTTGGGAAATAACGATCGTGTAACGCTCGCACAGTGGCCTTAA
- the lolB gene encoding lipoprotein insertase outer membrane protein LolB, which yields MIRHYLILFTLFLFLAGCAHQIDTNTTLYDDWKPRLAAQKTWQAQGKLAFISPDERQSANLNWQQDEKQNNLVLTTFIGTRILSLKQTRTGAVLDYDDKTYTDTNAALLLKRLTGFDLPVDNADNWLKGTLISQTLKVDELGRAQQVIWYDNSNKKWQITYSNYKQQGGFWVPGNVTLKHQQIKIKIQLYNWQFN from the coding sequence TTGATTAGACATTATTTAATTTTATTCACTCTTTTTTTGTTTTTAGCGGGCTGCGCCCACCAAATTGACACAAATACAACACTTTACGATGATTGGAAACCACGCTTAGCGGCTCAAAAAACCTGGCAAGCACAAGGTAAATTAGCATTTATAAGCCCTGATGAGCGCCAATCTGCAAACTTAAATTGGCAACAAGACGAAAAACAAAACAACTTAGTGCTTACTACGTTTATTGGTACTCGTATATTGTCGCTTAAACAAACCCGCACTGGTGCGGTACTTGATTACGACGATAAAACATACACAGATACTAACGCCGCGTTGTTGTTAAAACGCTTAACCGGTTTTGATCTGCCAGTTGATAACGCCGATAACTGGTTAAAAGGCACATTAATCTCGCAAACATTAAAAGTAGACGAACTTGGCCGTGCACAACAAGTTATTTGGTACGATAACAGCAATAAAAAGTGGCAAATAACATATTCAAACTACAAGCAGCAAGGTGGCTTTTGGGTCCCTGGCAATGTCACGCTAAAACATCAGCAAATTAAAATCAAAATTCAACTCTACAATTGGCAATTTAATTAA
- a CDS encoding 50S ribosomal protein L25/general stress protein Ctc, with protein sequence MSNETYTYNAELRVETGTGASRRLRREDKVPAILYGADKEAVSLTLAHKDMIKAQESEGFYTHILTLNVGGESVEAILKDIQRHPFKPKITHLDFQRVDATHKLVTKVPLHFIGEEVVTKAGATVVHQLTEVEISCLPKALPEFVEVNVSKLVVGDSVHISDLELPAGVQSVELGKGEGHDLSVVTIKANKAAPAEEEASDAAE encoded by the coding sequence ATGTCTAACGAAACTTATACTTACAACGCTGAACTTCGCGTAGAAACTGGTACTGGTGCGAGCCGCCGCCTACGTCGCGAAGACAAAGTACCTGCTATCCTTTACGGTGCAGATAAAGAAGCGGTATCGCTTACTCTTGCTCATAAAGACATGATCAAAGCACAAGAAAGCGAAGGTTTTTACACGCACATTCTTACGCTAAATGTTGGCGGCGAGTCTGTTGAAGCTATCTTAAAAGATATCCAACGTCACCCATTCAAGCCAAAAATCACTCACCTTGATTTCCAACGTGTAGATGCAACTCACAAACTAGTAACTAAAGTTCCTCTTCACTTCATCGGTGAAGAAGTAGTAACTAAAGCTGGCGCAACGGTTGTTCACCAGTTAACTGAAGTTGAGATTTCTTGTCTTCCTAAAGCTTTACCAGAATTCGTTGAAGTTAACGTTTCTAAATTAGTAGTTGGTGATTCAGTTCACATTTCTGACCTTGAGCTTCCTGCAGGCGTTCAGTCTGTTGAGCTAGGTAAAGGCGAAGGCCACGACCTGTCAGTAGTTACTATTAAAGCTAACAAAGCAGCTCCAGCTGAAGAAGAAGCTTCAGACGCTGCTGAATAA
- a CDS encoding ribose-phosphate pyrophosphokinase, with product MPDMKLFAGNATPELAQKVAKRLYIELGDAVVGRFSDGEISVQINENVRGSDVFILQSTCAPTNDNLMELIVMVDALRRASAGRITAVIPYFGYARQDRRVRSARVPITAKVVADFLSSVGVDRVLTVDLHAEQIQGFFDVPVDNVFGSPVLLEDMEEREFEDVVVVSPDIGGVVRARAIAKLLHDTDLAIIDKRRPQANVSQVMHIIGDVEGRDCIIVDDMIDTGGTLCKAAEALKEHGAKRVFAYATHPILSGKAAENIRNSVIDEVIVTDSIPLSDELKALDKVKVLTLADMLAETIRRISNEESISAMFEH from the coding sequence GTGCCTGACATGAAGCTCTTCGCTGGTAACGCAACACCTGAGTTAGCTCAAAAAGTTGCAAAACGTTTGTATATTGAATTAGGCGATGCTGTTGTTGGCCGTTTTAGTGACGGTGAGATCAGTGTTCAAATAAATGAAAATGTTCGTGGCTCGGATGTTTTTATCTTGCAATCAACCTGTGCCCCTACTAACGATAACCTAATGGAACTTATCGTTATGGTTGATGCTCTACGTCGTGCATCAGCAGGTCGTATTACTGCCGTCATTCCTTATTTTGGTTATGCACGTCAAGACCGTCGAGTACGTTCTGCGCGCGTTCCAATTACCGCTAAAGTTGTTGCCGATTTCTTATCAAGTGTAGGCGTTGACCGCGTTCTTACGGTTGACTTACACGCTGAGCAAATCCAAGGCTTCTTTGATGTACCAGTAGATAACGTATTCGGTAGCCCTGTATTACTTGAAGATATGGAAGAGCGCGAGTTTGAAGACGTTGTTGTAGTATCGCCAGATATTGGTGGTGTAGTACGTGCCCGTGCTATTGCAAAACTACTTCACGACACAGACCTTGCTATTATTGATAAACGCCGCCCTCAAGCAAACGTTTCTCAAGTAATGCATATTATTGGTGATGTTGAAGGCCGCGACTGTATTATCGTAGATGATATGATTGATACCGGTGGTACTTTATGTAAAGCCGCAGAAGCACTTAAAGAACACGGTGCTAAACGCGTATTTGCCTATGCAACGCACCCTATTTTATCGGGTAAAGCCGCAGAGAACATTCGTAACTCAGTAATTGATGAAGTGATTGTAACTGACTCAATTCCGTTATCTGATGAATTAAAAGCGCTTGATAAAGTAAAAGTATTGACGCTTGCTGACATGTTAGCCGAAACAATTCGTCGCATCAGCAATGAAGAGTCTATTTCAGCGATGTTTGAACACTAA
- the hemA gene encoding glutamyl-tRNA reductase: MTIIALGINHKTASVELREKVAFSPEQMSEALQQLSGHADFNEAVIVSTCNRTEIYCSLEQSNSQALLAWLASFHGLDEHELSKNIYCHQGDAAINHLMRVACGLDSLVLGEPQILGQIKQAYHSAKTHDAVGVKFDRLFQKTFSVAKQVRTDTDIGASAVSVAFAAVNLAKHIYGKLDKTNVLLIGAGETIELVAKHLYQNEPQQITVANRTIERARGLAQEVSADVIALAQLPERLHKADIVISSTASTLPIIGKGVVEQALKQRRHKPMLFIDIAVPRDIESQVGELDAAYLYSVDDLQAIVSENMAAREQAAEQAQLIISERVKEFEMWVRSLDSVDLIRHYRNDVQTIKSELVERAVSQLSTGKDAEKIILELANKLTNRLMHAPTRAIQDAAKKGEVAQLTQLKKMLGIDQE; encoded by the coding sequence ATGACCATCATAGCACTTGGTATAAATCACAAAACCGCATCCGTAGAATTACGTGAAAAAGTGGCTTTTTCGCCTGAGCAAATGTCTGAGGCGCTCCAGCAATTAAGCGGTCATGCCGACTTTAACGAAGCCGTTATTGTATCTACCTGTAACCGTACCGAAATCTATTGTAGCCTTGAGCAGTCAAATTCCCAAGCACTGCTAGCATGGCTTGCCAGTTTCCATGGTTTGGATGAACACGAACTGAGCAAAAATATATATTGCCACCAAGGCGATGCAGCCATTAATCATTTAATGCGTGTTGCCTGCGGTTTAGATTCGTTGGTATTGGGCGAGCCGCAAATTTTAGGGCAAATTAAGCAAGCCTATCATAGCGCCAAAACACACGATGCCGTAGGCGTTAAATTTGATAGGTTGTTTCAAAAAACTTTTTCGGTGGCTAAACAAGTTCGTACCGATACCGATATTGGTGCCAGTGCTGTGTCGGTGGCGTTTGCTGCGGTTAATTTAGCAAAACATATTTATGGCAAGCTTGATAAAACCAATGTGTTATTAATTGGAGCCGGCGAAACAATAGAGCTTGTAGCCAAACATTTATACCAAAATGAGCCGCAACAGATTACGGTTGCTAATAGAACCATTGAGCGTGCACGCGGTTTAGCACAGGAAGTATCGGCCGATGTGATTGCGCTGGCACAACTACCTGAGCGTTTACACAAAGCCGATATTGTTATTAGTTCAACAGCCAGTACGTTACCAATTATAGGTAAAGGGGTGGTGGAGCAAGCACTAAAACAGCGCCGCCATAAGCCTATGTTGTTCATTGATATTGCCGTTCCGCGCGATATAGAAAGCCAAGTAGGCGAGCTTGATGCGGCCTATTTATATTCCGTTGATGACTTACAAGCCATTGTAAGCGAGAATATGGCCGCGCGTGAACAGGCAGCAGAGCAAGCACAATTAATAATAAGCGAGCGCGTCAAAGAATTTGAAATGTGGGTTCGCTCTCTCGATTCGGTTGATTTAATTCGCCATTACCGAAACGACGTACAAACCATTAAGTCAGAACTTGTTGAGCGGGCGGTTAGCCAGCTAAGTACAGGTAAGGACGCAGAAAAAATTATATTAGAGTTGGCCAATAAATTAACCAACCGCTTAATGCACGCGCCTACCCGTGCAATTCAAGATGCGGCTAAAAAAGGTGAAGTGGCACAACTAACTCAGTTGAAAAAAATGTTAGGTATTGATCAGGAATAA
- the ispE gene encoding 4-(cytidine 5'-diphospho)-2-C-methyl-D-erythritol kinase, whose product MNTKTAFSVIAPAKLNLFLHINARRDDGYHELETLFTFLNFGDTLDFSATEVPTILITGDTKGIADCDNLIYKAALLLKNHCGISSGVKINLTKRLPMGGGVGGGSSDAATTLLALNKMWNTQLNTDELANLGLQLGADVPVFIRGKSAIAHGIGEQLVDVELEQKWYCVVHPNQHVSTAKIFTHPDLKRDTPKISGDWRTHKLTNDCEPLVKKLCPEVEKTLQWLLKYAPSKMTGTGSCCFVEFASQVQAQDVLDNLPHTWQGFVASSANVSPAHTELAAIFDQ is encoded by the coding sequence ATGAATACTAAAACAGCTTTTTCGGTGATTGCACCGGCAAAACTTAACTTATTTTTACACATCAATGCGCGCCGTGATGACGGATATCACGAACTAGAAACCTTATTTACTTTTTTAAATTTTGGCGACACATTGGACTTTTCAGCCACCGAGGTGCCCACTATTTTAATAACAGGTGATACTAAAGGCATAGCAGATTGCGATAATCTCATCTATAAAGCCGCGTTATTGCTTAAAAATCACTGTGGCATTTCTTCAGGTGTAAAAATAAATCTCACTAAACGCCTACCTATGGGTGGCGGTGTCGGGGGCGGTTCGTCAGACGCAGCCACCACCTTACTTGCACTAAATAAAATGTGGAATACACAACTAAATACCGATGAATTAGCAAACTTAGGCCTGCAATTAGGCGCCGATGTACCGGTATTTATTCGTGGTAAAAGCGCCATAGCACACGGTATTGGCGAACAATTGGTTGACGTAGAGCTTGAACAAAAATGGTATTGTGTTGTGCACCCTAATCAGCATGTAAGTACCGCTAAAATATTCACTCATCCAGATTTAAAACGCGATACGCCAAAAATTTCAGGTGATTGGCGAACCCATAAATTAACCAACGATTGTGAGCCTTTAGTTAAAAAGCTCTGCCCCGAGGTTGAAAAAACCCTGCAGTGGTTGCTAAAATACGCCCCGTCGAAGATGACCGGAACAGGTTCATGTTGTTTTGTCGAATTTGCTAGCCAAGTTCAAGCACAAGATGTACTTGATAACCTCCCCCATACTTGGCAGGGTTTTGTTGCTTCTAGCGCAAATGTCTCACCTGCTCATACGGAGCTTGCCGCCATATTCGATCAATGA